One Nostoc sp. UHCC 0302 DNA window includes the following coding sequences:
- a CDS encoding substrate-binding domain-containing protein, whose translation MAFYFHRQLSYLTGSILVIATGVVVAQSASQKSIAQTSTTPPTSGVTSINGAGASSVNVLFVGSGTNYPTATKGSWFNVFGVGNPPSLNNDVPPQPSPASIPAFPNGTYGPVNSTVTFRYASVGSGTGITAFTSQTAPLGTTTINTPVSFAASDDPLSGAVTIAGGPNSGPAVQVPVVGTGIVLSYNASGLTIPSGGLKLSRATYLAILKGSITNWNDLKIRNDNGGAIIAVNKPLVVVRRSDDSGSTFALSSHLRTAFGTTSTGWNRGVGKKSIAQPASGIPNPLPADTVVWPANFQSASGGGGVADKIKATAGAIGYVDSATRLAKSLPAALLQNKAGLYVAPTAGSIGRAFNGVADTDTDARRIKIKVDDPNPSGQTASTAVYPIVTPTYLLFYSTYGNSKISGGIRAYINWALAVPASNSGTSTDPNKIASDRGYAPLPSTIKNSARTVVQTYVKP comes from the coding sequence ATGGCTTTTTATTTTCATCGTCAATTAAGCTATTTGACAGGTTCAATACTTGTCATAGCAACTGGTGTAGTAGTAGCTCAATCTGCTAGTCAGAAATCCATAGCTCAGACATCCACGACCCCACCCACGTCTGGGGTAACCTCCATAAATGGTGCAGGTGCAAGCTCTGTAAATGTTCTATTTGTAGGTTCAGGAACTAATTACCCTACTGCTACAAAAGGCTCATGGTTTAATGTTTTTGGTGTTGGAAATCCTCCATCCTTAAATAATGATGTTCCGCCACAGCCATCCCCCGCATCTATACCTGCATTTCCAAACGGAACTTATGGCCCAGTCAATTCGACTGTCACATTCAGATATGCTTCAGTTGGTAGTGGTACAGGTATAACAGCATTTACTAGTCAAACTGCACCATTGGGTACTACTACTATCAACACCCCAGTTTCTTTTGCAGCTAGTGACGACCCCTTGTCAGGTGCAGTAACAATTGCTGGCGGCCCCAACTCTGGCCCAGCCGTCCAAGTGCCTGTGGTGGGTACGGGAATCGTGTTATCTTACAATGCCAGTGGTTTAACTATCCCATCAGGTGGACTTAAGCTTTCACGAGCTACCTACCTTGCTATTCTTAAGGGCAGCATTACAAACTGGAATGATCTCAAAATTAGAAATGATAACGGTGGGGCAATAATTGCAGTAAATAAACCCCTCGTTGTAGTACGTCGTAGTGACGATAGTGGTAGCACTTTTGCTTTAAGCAGTCATCTTCGTACGGCATTTGGTACTACTTCTACTGGATGGAATAGAGGAGTTGGTAAAAAAAGTATTGCTCAGCCTGCTAGTGGTATACCCAATCCGCTACCAGCTGATACAGTTGTTTGGCCAGCCAATTTCCAAAGTGCTTCAGGTGGTGGAGGTGTAGCTGACAAGATTAAAGCTACTGCTGGTGCAATTGGTTATGTGGATAGTGCTACACGCCTAGCGAAGAGTTTACCAGCAGCACTATTACAGAATAAAGCAGGTTTATATGTTGCTCCCACAGCAGGTTCGATTGGACGTGCTTTTAATGGTGTGGCTGACACAGATACAGATGCTCGGCGTATTAAAATCAAAGTGGATGATCCAAATCCATCGGGTCAAACTGCTAGTACCGCTGTGTATCCCATTGTTACCCCAACTTATTTGTTGTTTTATAGTACATACGGGAACTCGAAGATTTCAGGTGGTATTAGAGCCTATATCAATTGGGCTTTAGCAGTACCTGCTTCTAACTCAGGTACTTCAACAGACCCGAACAAGATAGCCTCAGACCGCGGATATGCCCCTCTTCCTAGTACCATCAAAAATTCGGCTCGAACTGTTGTCCAGACCTATGTGAAGCCTTAA
- a CDS encoding choice-of-anchor tandem repeat GloVer-containing protein yields the protein MNKINLSKQRQSKNRVLTVTSLTILASSLILPFQQAFAGTLTTLVTFNGTNGATPRAGVLQGSDKNLYGTTSAGGSLNNGTAFKLTGSTFTTLTTLINFTGTGGINKGTNPVARLFEFSTPNGDLYGATFTGGTSNFGTIFKLKPTAYTTLTTLVNFTGTGGINPGANPAGRLIKGSDGNLWGTASTGGTSNKGTIFKVSRTTNALNTVVNFNGTNGANPLARLQLGSDGNYYGTASAGGANNKGVAFKLTPAGILTPYSFNGTNGQRPRSGLIESSGFLYGTTYLGGANSKGAIFKVPLGGGTPVLVASFNGTNGANPTAALIKASNGNFYGTASTGGANNKGTIYQWSGATITSLFSFNGTNGSTPESTLIQLSNGALYGTTSAGGTSTTSKGTVFKFVI from the coding sequence ATGAACAAGATTAATCTGTCCAAACAACGTCAGAGCAAAAATAGAGTATTAACTGTAACTTCTTTGACTATTTTGGCTTCTTCATTAATATTACCCTTCCAACAAGCTTTTGCTGGAACATTGACTACCCTTGTCACTTTCAACGGCACTAACGGAGCTACCCCAAGAGCTGGTGTACTTCAGGGTAGCGATAAGAATCTTTATGGAACCACTTCTGCTGGTGGTTCGCTTAATAACGGAACTGCATTCAAGTTAACTGGTTCCACTTTCACTACTCTAACCACACTGATTAACTTCACTGGCACTGGTGGAATCAACAAAGGGACTAATCCAGTCGCAAGATTATTCGAATTTTCAACCCCCAATGGCGATTTATATGGGGCAACCTTTACAGGCGGCACAAGTAACTTCGGCACTATATTTAAGCTGAAACCAACAGCTTATACAACCTTGACAACTCTTGTGAATTTCACTGGTACTGGTGGAATCAACCCAGGGGCTAACCCAGCAGGTCGATTGATTAAGGGTAGTGATGGCAATTTGTGGGGGACAGCCTCCACAGGTGGGACTAGTAATAAAGGAACTATATTTAAGGTTTCACGCACTACTAATGCACTCAACACGGTGGTAAACTTCAACGGTACTAATGGAGCAAATCCATTAGCGAGATTGCAACTGGGTAGCGATGGAAACTACTACGGCACTGCCTCAGCAGGTGGAGCAAATAATAAAGGGGTGGCGTTTAAGTTAACTCCTGCGGGAATACTTACTCCATATAGCTTTAATGGCACTAATGGGCAAAGGCCGCGGTCTGGATTAATTGAATCTAGTGGATTCCTCTACGGCACTACTTATCTAGGTGGAGCCAACAGTAAAGGAGCTATATTCAAGGTTCCGCTTGGTGGCGGTACACCCGTTTTAGTTGCCAGTTTCAATGGTACTAATGGGGCAAACCCAACGGCTGCACTCATAAAAGCAAGCAATGGTAACTTTTATGGCACAGCTTCTACTGGCGGAGCAAATAACAAAGGAACCATTTATCAGTGGAGCGGGGCAACCATTACCTCGTTATTTAGTTTTAATGGTACTAATGGGTCAACGCCAGAATCTACGCTAATTCAGCTCTCGAATGGTGCCTTGTACGGTACTACTTCTGCTGGTGGTACTTCTACTACTAGTAAAGGAACTGTGTTTAAGTTTGTAATCTAG